gagagtggcagagagagagagcgagaggtgttgggagagtagaaaagagagtgggggagagagagaggtgtttggagagtagaaaagagagtgggggagagagtggggagaaagaggtgttgggagagtagaaaagagagttggggagagagtgggggagagagaggtgttgcgagagtagaaaagagagtgggggaaagaGTGAGGTGTTggtagagaagaaaagagagtgggggagagagaggtgttgggagagtagaaattagtgtgggggagagagaggtgttgggagagtagaaatgagtgtgggggagagagtgggggatagagaggtattgggagagtagaaaagagagtgggagagagagtgggggagagagtgaggtgttgggagagtagaaaagagagtgggggagagagtgaggtgttgggagagtagaaaagagagtggcagagagagagaggtgttgggagagtagaaaagagagtgggggagagagtgaggtgttgggagagttgaaaagagtggcagagagagagagaggtgttggaagagtagaaaagagagtgggggagagagagtggtgttgggagagtagacaAGAGAGTGGGTTAGATTGacgtgttgggagagtagaaaagagagtggcagagagagataggtgttgggagagtagaaaagagagtgagggagagagagaggtgctgggagagtagaaaagagattggcagagagaggtgttgggagagtagaaaagagagtgggggagagtgaGGTGTTTGGAGAATAGAAAAGAGAGTGTGTTGGAGCGTGAGGTGTTggaagagtagaaaagagagtgcgGGAGAGAGTgatgtgttgggagagtagaaaagagagtgggggagagagagaggtgttgggagagtagaaaagagagtgggggagagagagaggtgttgagagagtagaaaagagagtggggaagagagtgggggagagagaggcgttGGGAgggtagaaaagagagtgggggagagagagaggtgctgggagagtagaaaggagagtgggggagagagaggtgttgggagagtagaaaagatagtgggggagaaagagatgttgggagagtagaaaagagagtggggagagagattggggagagagaggtgttggaagagtagaagagagagtgggggatagagaggtgtttggagagtagaaaagagagtgggggagagagagaggtgttgggagagtagagaagagagtgggggagagagtgggggagagtgaGGTGTTgcgagagtagaaaagagagtgggggagagagagaggtgttggtagagtagaaaagagagtgggggagatagaggtgttgggagagtagaaaagagagtgggggagagagtgatgtgttgggagagtagaaaagagagtggcagagagagataggtgttgggagagtagaagagagtggcggagagagagaggtgttgggagagtagaaaagagagtgggggagagagtggggagaaagaggtgttgggagagtagaaaagagagtttgggagagagtgggggagagagaggtgttgcgagagtagaaaagagagtgggggagagattgagctgttgggagagtagaaattagtgtgggggagagagaggtgttgggagagtagaaatgagtgtgggggagagagagaggtgttgggagagtagaaaagagagttggggagagagtgggggatagagaggtattgggagagtagaaaagagagtgggagagagagtgggggagagagtgaggtgttgggagagtagaaaagagagtgggggagagagtgaggtgttgggagagtagaaaagagagtggcagagagagagaggtgttgggagagtagaaaagagagtgagggagagagtgcggTGTTGGGAGAGTTGAaaagagtggcagagagagataggtgttgggagagtagaaaagagagtgagggagagggagagttattgggagagtagaaagagattgtcagagagagagaggtgttgggagagtagaaaagagagtgtgttggagcgtgaggtgttgggagagtagaaaagagcgtgggggagagagtgatgtgttgggagagtagaaaagagagtggcagagagagatagggttgggagagtagaaaagagagtgggggagagagagaggtgttgggagagtagaaaagagattggcagagagagagaggtgttgggagagtagaaaagagagtgggggagagtgaggtgttgggagaATAGAAAAGAGAGTGTGTTGGAGcgtgaggtgttgggagagtagaaaagagcgtgggggagagagtgatgtgttgggagagtagaaaagagagtggcagagagagataggtgttgggagagtagaaaagagagtgggggagagagagaggtgttgggagagtagaaaagagattggcagagagagagaggtgttgggagagtagaaaagagagtggcggAGAGAGAGGTTTTGGGAGAGTAGAAatgagtgtgggggagagagagaggtgttgggagagtagaaaagagagttggggagagagtgggggatagagaggtattgggagagtagaaaagagagtgggagagacagtgggggagagagagatgtgttgggagagtagaaaagagagtggcagagagagataggtgttgggagagtagaaaagagagtaggggagagagtgggggagagagaggcgttGGGAGAGCAGAAAAgaaagtgggggagagagagaggtgcagggagagtagaaaggagagtgggggagagagagaggtgttgggagaggagaaaagatagtgggggagaaagaggtgttaagagagtagaaaagagagtgggagagagagagaggtgttggaagagtagaaaagagagtggggagagagtcggggagagagaggtgttgggagagtagaaaagagagtgggggagagagagaggtgttgggagagtagaaaagagagtggcagagagagataggtgttgggagagtagaaaagagagtgggggagagagagaggtgttgggagagtagaaaagagattggcagagagagagaggtgttgggagagtagaaaagagagtggcggAGAGAGAGGTTTTGGGAGAGTAGAAatgagtgtgggggagagagagaggtgttgggagagtagaaaagagagttggggagagagtgggggatagagaggtaTTGGGAGattagaaaagagagtgggagagacagtgggggagagagagatgtgttgggagagtagaaaagagagtggcagagagagataggtgttgggagagtagaaaagagagtaggggagagagtgggggagagagaggcgttGGGAGACCAGAAAAgaaagtgggggagagagagaggtgcagggagagtagaaaggagagtgggggagagagagaggtgttgggagaggagaaaagatagtgggggagaaagaggtgttaagagagtagaaaagagagtgggagagagagagaggtgttggaagagtagaaaagagagtggggagagagtcggggagagagaggtgttgggagagtagaaaagagagtgggggagagagagaggtgttgggagagtagaaaagagagttggggagagagaggtgttgggagagtagaaaagatagtgggggagagagtgaggagagagaggtgttgggagagtagaaatgagtgtgggggagagagagaggtgttgggagagtagaaaagagagttggggagcgagtgggggatagagagatattgggagagtagaaaagagagtgggagagagagtgggggagagagtgaggtgttggagagtagaaaagagagtgggggagagagtgaggtgttgggagagtagaaaagagagtggcagagagagagaggtgttgggagagtagaaaagagagtggggtagagtgacgtgttgggagagtagaaaagagagtggccgagagagataggtgttgggagagtagaaaagagagtgagggagagagagaggtgttgggagggTAGAAAAGAGACtggcagagagaggtgttgggagagtagaaaagatagtgggggagagagtgaggagagagaggtgttggaaaAGTAGAAatgagtgtgggggagagagagaggtgttgggagagtagaaaagagagttggggagcgagtgggggatagagagatattgggagagtagaaaagagagtgggagagagagtgggggagagagtgaggtgttggagagtagaaaagagagtgggggagagagtgaggtgttgggagagtagaaaagagagtggcagagagagagaggtgttgggagagtagaaaagagagtggggtagagtgacgtgttgggagagtagaaaagagagtggccgagagagataggtgttgggagagtagaaaagagagtgagggagagagagaggtgttgggagggTAGAAAAGAGACtggcagagagaggtgttgggagagtagaaatgagtgtgggggagagagagaggtgttgggagagtagaaaagagagttggggagcgagtgggggatagagagatattgggagagtagaaaagagagtgggggagaaagaggtgttaagagagtagaaaagagagtgggagagagagagaggtgttggaagagtagaaaagagagtggggagagagtcggggagagagaggtgttgggagagtagaaaagagagtgggggagagagagaggtgttgggagagtagaaaagagagttggggagagagaggtgttgggagagtagaaaagatagtgggggagagagtgaggagagagaggtgttgggagagtagaaatgagtgtgggggagagagagaggtgttgggagagtagaaaagagagttggggagcgagtgggggatagagagatattgggagagtagaaaagagagtgggagagagagtgggggagagagtgaggtgttggagagtagaaaagagagtgggggagagagtgaggtgttgggagagtagaaaagagagtggcagagagagagaggtgttgggagagtagaaaagagagtggggtagagtgacgtgttgggagagtagaaaagagagtggccgagagagataggtgttgggagagtagaaaagagagtgagggagagagagaggtgttgggagggTAGAAAAGAGACtggcagagagaggtgttgggagagtagaaaagatagtgggggagagagtgaggagagagaggtgttggaaaAGTAGAAatgagtgtgggggagagagagaggtgttgggagagtagaaaagagagttggggagcgagtgggggatagagagatattgggagagtagaaaagagagtgggagagagagtgggggagagagtgaggtgttggagagtagaaaagagagtgggggagagagtgaggtgttgggagagtagaaaagagagtggcagagagagagaggtgttgggagagtagaaaagagagtggggtagagtgacgtgttgggagagtagaaaagagagtggccgagagagataggtgttgggagagtagaaaagagagtgagggagagagagaggtgttgggagggTAGAAAAGAGACtggcagagagaggtgttgggagagtagaaatgagtgtgggggagagagagaggtgttgggagagtagaaaagagagttggggagcgagtgggggatagagagatattgggagagtagaaaagagagtgggagagagagtgggggagagagtgaggtgttggagagtagaaaagagagtgggggagagagtgaggtgttgggagagtagaaaagagagtggcagagagagagaggtgttgggagagtagaaaagagagtggggtagagtgacttgttgggagagtagaaaagagagtggcagagagagataggtgttgggagagtagaaaagagagtgagggagagagagaggtgttgggagggTAGAAAAGAGACtggcagagagaggtgttgggagagtagaaaagagagtgggggcgagagagaggtgatgggagagtagaacagagagttgcagagagagataggtgttgggagagtagaaaagagagtgggggagagagaggtgatgggagagtagaaaagagattggcagagagaggtgttgggagagtagaaaagagagtggcagagagagagaggtgttgggagagtagaaaagagagtgggggagagagagaggtgttgggagagtagaaaagagagtggtggagagagaggggtgttgggagagtagaaaagagagtggggagagagagagatgtttggagagtagaaaagagagtggggcaGCGTGAGGTGTTAGGaaagtagaaaagagagtggcagagagagatatatgttGGGAGAACAGAAAatacagtgggggagagagagaggtgttgggagagtagaaaagagagtgggggagagagtgaagtgttgggagagtagaaaatagagtgggggaaagagagaggtgttgggagagtagaaaagagagtggggagagagtgaagtgttgggagagtagaaaagagagtggcagagagagagagcgagaggtgttgggagagtagaaaagagagtgggggagtgaGTGAGGttttgggagagtagaaaagagagtggcagagagagataggtgttgggagagtagaaaagagagtgggtgagagagaggtgttgggagagtagaaaagagattggcagagagaggtgttgggagagtagaaaagagagtggcagagagagagagaggtgttgggagagtagaaaatagagtgggggagaaagaggtgttgggagagtggaaaagagagtgggggagagagagaggtgttgggagagtagaaaatagagtgggggagagagagaggtgttgggagagtagaaaatatagtgggggagagagtcggggagagagaggtgttgggagagtagaaaagagagtgggggagagagagaggtgttgggagagtagaaaagagagttggggagagagaggtgttgggagagtagaaaagatagtgggggagagagtgaggagagagaggtgttgggagagtagaaatgagtgtgggggagagagagaggtgttgggagagtagaaaagagagttggggagcgagtgggggatagagagatattgggagagtagaaaagagagtgggagagagagtgggggagagagtgaggtgttggagagtagaaaagagagtgggggagagagtgaggtgttgggagagtagaaaagagagtggcagagagagagaggtgttgggagagtagaaaagagagtgggatagagtgacgtgttgggagagtagaaaagagagtggccgagagagataggtgttgggagagtagaaaagagagtgagggagagagagaggtgttgggagggTAGAAAAGAGACtggcagagagaggtgttgggagagtagaaaagatagtgggggagagagtgaggagagagaggtgttgggagagtagaaatgagtgtgggggagagagagaggtgttgggagagtagaaaagagagttggggagcgagtgggggatagagagatattgggagagtagaaaagagagtgggagagagagtgggggagagagtgaggtgttggagagtagaaaagagagtgggggagagagtgaggtgttgggagagtagaaaagagagtgtcagagagagagaggtgttgggagagtagaaaagagagtggggtagagtgacgtgttgggagagtagaaaagagagtggcagagagagataggtgttgggagagtagaaaagagagtgagggagagagagaggtgttgggagggTAGAAAAGAGACTGGCAGAGAGAGGttttgggagagtagaaaagagagtgggggcgagagagaggtgatgggagagtagaacagagagtggcagagagagataggtgttgggagagtagaaaagagagtgggggagagagaggtgatgggagagtagaaaagagattggcagagagaggtgttgggagagtagaaaagagagtggcagagagagagaggtgttgggagagtagaaaagagagtgggggagagagagaggtgttgggagagtagaaaagagagtggtggagagagaggggtgttgggagagtagaaaagagagtggggagagagagagatgtttggagagtagaaaagagagtggggcaGCGTGAGGTGTTGGGaaagtagaaaagagagtggcagagagagatatatgttGGGAGAACAGAAAatacagtgggggagagagagaggtgttgggagagtagaaaagagagtgggggagagagtgaagtgttgggagagtagaaaatagagtgggggaaagagagaggtgttgggagagtagaaaagagagtggggagagagtgaagtgttgggagagtagaaaagagagtggcagagagagagagcgagaggtgttgggagagtagaaaagagagtgggggagtgaGTGAGGttttgggagagtagaaaagagagtggcagagagagataggtgttgggagagtagaaaagagagtgggtgagagagaggtgttgggagagtagaaaagagattggcagagagaggtgttgggagagtagaaaagagagtggcagagagagagagaggtgttgggagagtagaaaatagagtgggggagaaagaggtgttgggagagtggaaaagagagtgggggagagagagaggtgttgggagagtagaaaatagagtgggggagagagagaggtgttgggagagtagaaaatatagtgggggagagagagaggtgttgggagagtagaaaagagagtgggagagagagagatgtgttgggAGAATAGAAAatacagtgggggagagagagaggtgctgggagagtagaaaatagagtgggggagagagagctgatgggagagtagaaaagagagtgggggagagagattgaGTCCAGACCTGCAACAGGGGGGGCATTACAGAACGAGAAAAACTTTAATGATGTGGGGGggttaaagagagagacaaactttaatggggtgggggggggtagttacagagagagacaaactgtaatggagggaggggtagttacagagagagacaaactgtaatggagggaggggtagttacagagagagacaaactgtAATGAGGGGGGAGGGGTAGTTACTGAGAGAGACAAACTGTAATGGAGGGAGGGGTagttacagagagagacaaactgtaatgaggggggggggtagttacAGAGAGATACAAACTgtaatggaggggggggggggtagttacagagagagacaaactgtGATGATGGGGGacagttacagagagagacagactgtgatgAGGGGGgacagctacagagagagacagactgtgatgAGGGGGgacagctacagagagagacagactgtgatgAGGGGGAacagctacagagagagacagactgtgacgaGGGGAGGacagttacagagagagacagactgtaaaggggggggggggggggggtgggcggGGGTTAGTTACAGTGTGAGACAAACTGTAatgaggggggtgggggtagttacagagagagacaaactgtatcagagggagggggacagctacagagagagacaaactgtAATGAGGGGGGGgaagctacagagagagacagactgtatgAGAGGAAGCGGGACAgttacagagagaaacacactgtggtggtgggggaccattacagagagagacaaacagtaaCGGGGGGTGGACTGTTTCAGAGTGAGACAAACTGTggcagaaggagaaagagagggggggtgttacagagagagtgaagcagtgatagaaagagggagaaaatagGTATTGAGTGCGAAGAGGtgcagggaatgagagagagacagggacagagagagagataaagagaaagagcgagagggagcgaaAGCGGAGGGCAGAGAACGAGGGACATGcataaagagaagaggagaggagaagaaagagagacatggtgaTAGTGCTAGAGTGCCCCCTAAAGGCTCAACATTCAACCACACCACACGATCACATTGTTTGTTGATCCCACAGATTATTCCTGCTCTATTCTCCCAGCCCATTGAGGATCCCCAGATTATTCCTGCTCTATTCTCCCAGCCCATTGAGGATCCCCAGATTATTCCTGCTCTATTCTCCCAGCCCATTGAGGATCCCCAGATTATTCCTGCTCTATTCTCCCAGTCCAGTGAGGATCCTCAGATTATTCCTGCTCTATTCTCCCAGTCCAGTGAGGATCCCCAGATTATTCCTGCTCTATTCTCCCAGTCCAGTGAGGATCCTCAGATTATTCCTGCTCTATTCTCCCAGCCCATTGAGGATCCCCAGATTATTCCTGCTCTATTCTCCCAGTCCAGTGAGGATCCCCAGATTATTCCTGCTCTATTCTCCCAGTCCATTGAGGATCCCCAGATTATGCCTGCTCTATTCTCCCAGCCCATTGAGGATCCCCAGATTATTCCTGCTCTATTCTCCCAGCCCATTGAGGATCCCCAGATTATTCCTGCTCTATTCTCCCAGCCCATTGAGGATCCCCAGATTATTCCTGCTCTATTCTCCCAGTCCAGTGAGGATCCCCAGATTATTCCTGCTCTATTCTCCCAGTCCAGTGAGGATCCTCAGATTATTCCTGCTCTATTCTCCCAGTCCAGTGAGGATCCCCAGATTATACCTGCTCTATTCTCCAAGCCCAATGGTGATCCCCAGATTATGCCTGCTCTATTCTCCCAGTCCAGTGAGGATCCCCAGATGATTCTTGCCATATTCTCACAGTCCAGTGAGGATCCCCAGAttattcctgctcttttctccCAGTCCAGTGAGGATCCCCAGATTAGATTATTCCTGCTCAATTCTCCCAGTCCAGTGAGGATCCCCAGATTATTCCTGCTCAATTCTCCCAGTCCAGTGAGGATCCCCAGATTATTCCTGCTCGATTCTCCCAGTCCAGTGAGGATCCCCAGATTATTCCTGCTCAATTCTCCCAGTCCAGTGAGGGTCCCCAGATTATTCCTGCTCCATTCTCCTAGTCCAGTCAGGATCCTCAGATTATTCCTGCTCTATTCTCCCAGTCCAGTGAGGGTCCCCAGATTATTCCTGCTCGATTCTCCCAGTCCAGTGAGGATCCCCAGATTATTCCTGCTCTATTCTCCCAGTCCAGTGGTGATCCCCAGATTATTCCTGCTCTATTCTCCCAGTCCAGTGGTGATCCCCAGATTATTCCTGCTCGATTCTCCCAGTCCAGCAAACCAAACCATTAAACAGCTTCAAGAGGCCTACATATATTCCGGGTCTGAAtaccttattccctatttagtgcactacttttgataagagccctatgggccctggttaatagtagtgccctataatAGTGTCATTGGGGACATGCAGTATTCCTGCTCAGGGTATACCTTTGCATTTAGAGCAATGAAACTCTCGTTGTATTCAACCAAGAGAGGTCACAGAAATAAACACTCCGTTTAATTTTGATTGGTTCAAAACAATGAGGGCCAGGGCCATTTTTATTGGCTTAAACAAATGGACAGCAGCTGCAGTTTAACCCCGatcacagatagagagagaaacacaaagcACCAGAGGTCCTTTACTGCATATCAAAGGGACAGGGAATTaccttgttgtgtgtgtgtgtgtgtgtgtgtgtgtgtgtgtgtgtgtgcctgtgtgtgggtgtgtgtgtgtgtgtgtgtgcctgtgtgtgtgtgtgtgtgtgtgtgtgtgtgtgcgtgtgtgtgtgtgtgtgtgtgtgtgcgtgtgtgtgcgcgtgtgtgtgtgtgtgtgtgtgtgtgcgtgtgtgtgcgcgtgtgtgtgtgtgtgtgcgtgtgtgtgtgtgtgtgtgtgtgtgtctccaaggTCAGTCACCACATCCTGTCTGCGTTACCATGAGAACCAGGGACCAGGGAAGATTCATTGATATTCTTAGTAAGCTGTACATTTGAAATAGCAATTTAATGTAATGTTTTACCTTTTGGAAAATAGAatgaaaaaataacaataaaaaaatt
The Oncorhynchus mykiss isolate Arlee chromosome 31, USDA_OmykA_1.1, whole genome shotgun sequence genome window above contains:
- the LOC118945993 gene encoding putative proline-rich protein 21, coding for MGAAVKKPIEDPQIIPALFSQPIEDPQIIPALFSQPIEDPQIIPALFSQSSEDPQIIPALFSQSSEDPQIIPALFSQSSEDPQIIPALFSQPIEDPQIIPALFSQSSEDPQIIPALFSQSIEDPQIMPALFSQPIEDPQIIPALFSQPIEDPQIIPALFSQPIEDPQIIPALFSQSSEDPQIIPALFSQSSEDPQIIPALFSQSSEDPQIIPALFSKPNGDPQIMPALFSQSSEDPQMILAIFSQSSEDPQIIPALFSQSSEDPQIRLFLLNSPSPVRIPRLFLLNSPSPVRIPRLFLLDSPSPSSEGPQIIPARFSQSSEDPQIIPALFSQSSGDPQIIPALFSQSSGDPQIIPARFSQSSKPNH